The Dehalococcoidales bacterium region CGATAGCCGTGGCAACGCATGTAGGCCGCATGGACCAGATACAGAACCTGGTCGATACAGTCGTCGCCGAATTCGGCAGGATTGACGTCCTGGTAAACAACGCCGGTACCAGTGTCGTCTGGATGCCGGCGCTTGAGCTGGAGGAAAGGGCCTGGGACTCGATAATGAACCTCAACCTGAAGGGTCTC contains the following coding sequences:
- a CDS encoding SDR family NAD(P)-dependent oxidoreductase; this translates as MVSTRFSLEGKVALVTGGSRGIGQATALAFAEAGADVAVTSRKLPDLELVAEEIRGLGRKSIAVATHVGRMDQIQNLVDTVVAEFGRIDVLVNNAGTSVVWMPALELEERAWDSIMNLNLKGL